In a single window of the Eshraghiella crossota genome:
- a CDS encoding toll/interleukin-1 receptor domain-containing protein: MAFEEELNALVQRTKANDENPSRTASYETINRTLNENKKRHEVWMNDVDIFYNKYLKEHPLGQKIDTWLFHRKYDQLVAALESISEDKDFINKMNGISTVEVPKYKAKMLPEYDVFISHANADKEAFIEEMYNSLNKLGVKIFYDKETLEWGDKFKDKILEGTKKSEFAIIVISTNFFGREWTERELSEFLNRQNQNGQKLILPILHNITIEQLKEKYPSIADIQAIDSSKYTCDQIALLFARQFIKRLKAY; encoded by the coding sequence ATGGCATTTGAAGAAGAATTAAATGCACTTGTGCAACGAACAAAAGCAAATGACGAAAATCCGTCAAGAACAGCATCATATGAAACAATTAATAGAACATTAAATGAAAATAAAAAAAGACATGAAGTTTGGATGAATGATGTCGATATTTTTTACAACAAATATTTAAAGGAGCATCCGCTTGGTCAAAAAATCGACACATGGTTGTTTCACAGAAAATATGATCAGTTAGTAGCGGCATTGGAAAGTATAAGTGAAGATAAAGATTTTATAAATAAAATGAATGGTATATCAACTGTGGAGGTACCAAAATATAAAGCAAAAATGCTACCAGAATATGATGTGTTTATTTCTCATGCTAATGCAGACAAAGAAGCTTTTATAGAAGAAATGTACAATTCGCTTAATAAATTAGGAGTTAAGATATTTTATGATAAAGAAACATTAGAATGGGGTGATAAATTTAAGGATAAGATTCTTGAAGGAACTAAAAAATCAGAATTTGCAATTATTGTTATATCAACAAATTTCTTTGGTAGAGAATGGACAGAAAGAGAACTATCAGAATTTTTGAATAGACAGAATCAGAACGGACAAAAATTGATACTTCCAATTTTACATAATATAACGATTGAACAGTTAAAAGAAAAATATCCATCAATAGCGGATATACAGGCGATTGATTCATCAAAATATACTTGTGATCAAATTGCGTTGTTATTTGCAAGACAGTTTATTAAAAGATTAAAAGCATATTAG
- a CDS encoding restriction endonuclease subunit S: MAEMKDSGIEWVGKIPENWKVLKNKYNFELSKEIIGTKWVETQLLSLTKYGVKAINDGEQTGKVPESLSTYQKVNKDDIVMCLFDLDCSAVFSGISNFDGMISPAYKCIRCKPHLCPQYVDYYFRTVFVDRKYKRYSKNVRFSISSDEFMNLPIIVPPIDIQKKIAEFLNFKCFEIDTLHSDIEKQIKTLEEYKKSIITEAVTKGLDPDVEMKDSGISYIGNIPKHWKVTNLKYLGKCQNGISKGGEYFGNGFPFVSYGDVYKNYSIPQNVDGLIMSTKTEQNIYSVKYGDVFFTRTSETIEEIGFASTCLKSIDNSVFAGFLIRFRPTSSDLIPEFSKFYFRSNIHRKFFVKEMNLVTRASLSQNLLGRLPVLLPPLCEQQMIAKNLEKKCAEIDGAIEEKKEQLETLEQYKKSLIYEYVTGKKEVK, encoded by the coding sequence ATGGCAGAAATGAAAGATAGTGGAATTGAATGGGTTGGTAAAATTCCAGAAAATTGGAAAGTTTTAAAGAATAAATATAATTTTGAGTTAAGTAAGGAAATAATTGGGACAAAATGGGTAGAAACGCAGTTGCTATCATTAACAAAATATGGAGTTAAAGCTATAAATGATGGTGAACAAACAGGAAAAGTGCCTGAGTCATTGTCCACTTACCAAAAGGTTAATAAAGATGATATTGTAATGTGTTTGTTTGATTTAGACTGTTCGGCAGTATTTTCAGGAATAAGCAATTTCGATGGAATGATTTCACCAGCGTATAAATGTATTAGGTGTAAACCACATTTGTGTCCTCAATATGTTGATTATTATTTTAGAACTGTTTTTGTTGATAGAAAGTATAAAAGATATTCGAAGAATGTAAGATTTTCAATTTCGTCTGATGAGTTTATGAATTTACCTATTATTGTTCCGCCCATAGATATTCAAAAAAAAATAGCAGAATTTCTTAATTTTAAATGTTTTGAAATAGATACGCTTCACTCAGATATAGAAAAGCAAATAAAAACGCTTGAAGAATACAAAAAATCAATTATCACAGAAGCAGTAACAAAAGGATTAGATCCAGATGTTGAAATGAAGGATAGTGGGATTTCATACATTGGAAACATACCAAAACATTGGAAAGTGACAAATCTAAAATATTTAGGGAAATGTCAAAATGGTATATCTAAAGGTGGAGAATATTTTGGAAATGGATTTCCGTTTGTTTCATATGGTGATGTGTATAAAAATTATTCAATTCCTCAAAATGTTGATGGTTTAATTATGTCCACAAAAACAGAGCAAAATATTTACTCTGTTAAATATGGGGATGTTTTTTTTACAAGGACATCTGAGACAATAGAAGAAATAGGATTTGCATCAACATGTTTGAAAAGTATTGACAATTCAGTTTTTGCTGGATTTCTTATTAGGTTTAGACCTACAAGCAGTGATTTAATACCAGAATTTTCTAAGTTTTATTTTAGAAGTAATATTCATAGAAAATTTTTTGTAAAAGAAATGAATTTAGTTACAAGAGCATCATTAAGTCAAAATTTGCTTGGAAGGTTGCCAGTATTACTTCCACCTTTATGTGAGCAACAGATGATTGCAAAAAATTTAGAAAAAAAATGTGCTGAAATAGATGGTGCTATTGAAGAAAAAAAAGAACAGTTAGAAACCCTTGAACAATACAAGAAGTCGCTTATATATGAGTATGTGACAGGAAAGAAGGAGGTCAAATAG